From a single Chionomys nivalis unplaced genomic scaffold, mChiNiv1.1 scaffold_75, whole genome shotgun sequence genomic region:
- the LOC130869095 gene encoding ATP-dependent RNA helicase DDX18-like encodes MSHLQMKLLRKKIEKRNIKLRQRNLKLQEASNTSLSQPSNEDVPKEEVKVRKVKKAVKHAARVGSAEVQSGGMPEETEENSKVEKLPQKPTAVTNGETAAPPSPDSESKKKKKKKKRKMANDAEPDTKKAKTEESTVALEAEDAVEKPDDKEVPSLPLGLTGAFEDTSFASLSNLVNENTLKAIEEMGFKCMTEIQHKSIRPLLEGRDLLAAAKTGSGKTLAFLIPVIELIVKLKFMPRNGTGVLILSPTRELAMQTFGVLKELMTHHVHTYGLIMGGSNRSAEAQKLTNGINIVVATPGRLLDHMQNTPGFMYKNLQCLVIDEADRILDVGFEEELKQIIKLLPVRRQTMLFSATQTRKVEDLARISLKKEPLYVGVDDDKEVATVDGLEQGYVVCPSEKRFLLLFTFLKKNRKKKVMVFFSSCMSVKYHYELLNYIDLPVLAIHGRQKQNKRTTTFFQFCNADSGILLCTDVAARGLDIPEVDWIVQYDPPNDPKEYIHRVGRTARGLNGRGHALLILRPEELGFLRYLKQSKVPLNQFDFSWSKVSDIQSQLEKLIEKNYFLHKSVQEAYKSYIRAYDSHSLKQIFDVNNLNLPQVALSFGFKVPPFVDLNVSSHDGKLKKRGGGGGFGYQKTKKVEKSKIFKHISKKTMDRRQFSH; translated from the coding sequence ATGTCGCACTTACAAATGAAGCTCCTGCGCAAGAAGATCGAGAAGAGGAACATCAAGCTGCGGCAGCGAAACCTGAAGCTGCAAGAAGCATCAAACACGAGCCTATCCCAACCTTCCAATGAAGATGTGCCCAAAGAAGAGGTAAAGGTCAGAAAAGTTAAGAAAGCCGTAAAGCATGCTGCGAGGGTGGGCTCAGCAGAAGTACAAAGTGGAGGCATGCctgaagagacagaagaaaactcGAAAGTTGAAAAGTTACCCCAGAAACCTACCGCTGTAACCAATGGAGAAACGGCAGCACCGCCATCTCCTGATTcagaatcaaaaaagaaaaagaagaagaaaaagaggaaaatggcaaATGATGCAGAGCCTGacaccaaaaaagcaaaaactgaagAAAGCACTGTGGCTCTTGAAGCAGAAGATGCTGTGGAGAAGCCAGATGACAAGGAAGTGCCCAGCCTGCCCCTGGGGCTGACAGGAGCTTTTGAGGACACTTCGTTTGCTTCCTTGTCTAACCTCGTCAATGAAAACACTCTAAAGGCTATAGAAGAAATGGGCTTCAAGTGCATGACTGAGATCCAACATAAAAGTATCAGGCCACTTCTGGAAGGCAGGGATCTTCTAGCAGCTGCTAAAACTGGCAGTGGCAAAACTCTGGCTTTCCTCATCCCTGTGATCGAGCTCATTGTGAAGTTAAAGTTTATGCCCAGGAATGGAACAGGAGTCCTCATTCTCTCTCCTACCAGAGAACTGGCCATGCAGACCTTTGGTGTTCTTAAGGAACTGATGACGCACCATGTTCACACGTACGGGCTGATCATGGGTGGCAGTAACAGGTCTGCTGAAGCGCAGAAGCTCACCAACGGCATCAACATTGTCGTGGCCACCCCCGGCCGGCTTCTAGACCACATGCAGAATACTCCAGGGTTCATGTACAAGAACCTCCAGTGTCTCGTTATTGATGAGGCTGATCGTATCTTGGATGTTGGATTTGAAGAAGAATTAAAGCAAATTATTAAACTTTTGCCAGTACGCAGGCAAACCATGCTCTTTTCTGCCACACAAACTCGAAAAGTTGAAGACTTGGCAagaatttctctgaaaaaagagcCATTGTATGTGGGTGTTGATGATGATAAAGAGGTTGCCACAGTGGATGGACTTGAGCAGGGATATGTTGTGTGTCCCTCTGAGAAGaggttccttctgctcttcacatTCCTTAAGAAGAACCGGAAGAAGAAAGTGATGGTCTTCTTTTCGTCCTGTATGTCTGTGAAGTACCACTATGAGCTACTGAACTACATTGACCTGCCTGTCTTGGCCATCCATGGAAGGCAAAAGCAAAATAAGCGAACAACCACATTCTTCCAATTCTGCAATGCAGATTCAGGGATACTGCTGTGCACAGATGTGGCAGCCAGGGGGCTGGACATCCCTGAAGTCGACTGGATTGTTCAGTATGACCCTCCCAATGACCCCAAGGAATACATTCATCGTGTGGGTAGAACGGCTCGGGGCCTGAACGGAAGAGGGCATGCCCTGCTCATCCTGCGCCCTGAAGAGTTGGGTTTCCTTCGTTACTTAAAGCAATCCAAGGTTCCACTGAATCAGTTCGACTTTTCCTGGTCTAAAGTTTCTGATATTCAGTCTCAGCTGGAAAAGCTGATCGAAAAGAACTATTTTCTTCATAAGTCCGTGCAGGAAGCATACAAGTCCTACATACGAGCCTACGACTCCCACTCTCTCAAGCAGATCTTCGATGTGAACAACTTGAACTTGCCGCAGGTGGCTCTGTCCTTTGGCTTTAAGGTTCCTCCCTTCGTTGATCTGAACGTGAGCAGCCATGATGGCAAGCTTAAAAAGAGAGGAGGTGGCGGTGGATTTGGctaccagaaaacaaagaaagtggaGAAGTCCAAGATTTTTAAACACATCAGCAAGAAGACAATGGACCGCAGGCAGTTTTCTCACTGA